In one Desulfoferula mesophila genomic region, the following are encoded:
- a CDS encoding Na+/H+ antiporter subunit E — protein sequence MPQPPTAEERYQAEARVVSGQTRTARRFYTFIFIFPTLMLLWVVLSGRFDAFHLTLGVISCALVSFFSGDLLFPHAPHPLRTLRLWWRFPLYVPWLLYQIFLANLHLLYLTFHPRMPQLIDPHMVRFRSKLKGEMALLAFANSITLTPGTITVRVSPDGDFVVHAIDRFSGEALPGEMEERLARTFGED from the coding sequence ATGCCGCAACCGCCAACTGCCGAGGAGCGCTATCAGGCCGAAGCGCGCGTAGTCTCCGGCCAAACCAGAACCGCCCGCCGCTTTTACACCTTCATCTTCATCTTCCCCACGCTTATGCTCCTTTGGGTGGTGTTGTCCGGGCGCTTCGACGCCTTCCACCTCACCCTGGGAGTCATATCCTGCGCCCTGGTCTCCTTTTTCTCCGGAGACCTGCTCTTCCCCCACGCCCCCCATCCCCTCCGCACCCTGCGCCTGTGGTGGCGCTTCCCCCTCTACGTGCCTTGGTTGCTCTACCAGATCTTTCTGGCCAACCTGCACCTCCTCTACCTCACCTTCCACCCCCGCATGCCCCAACTCATCGATCCCCACATGGTCCGCTTCCGCAGCAAGCTAAAGGGCGAGATGGCCCTGTTGGCCTTCGCCAATTCCATAACCCTTACCCCGGGCACCATCACCGTCCGGGTGAGCCCGGACGGCGATTTCGTGGTGCACGCCATCGACCGCTTTTCCGGCGAGGCCCTGCCCGGGGAAATGGAGGAGCGCCTGGCGCGCACCTTCGGGGAGGATTGA
- a CDS encoding cytidylate kinase-like family protein produces MAVVSISRQFGAGGRTLGTLVAAELGYHFLHESQLDQLADKAAGGPPGDEAGHSQYHRQVVELLTSLAPSNFMDRWTSKQGDDKDHIQRLSQVIQELADEGKVVMLGRGSQFILRYRPDTVRVLLVAELPHRIGFMTMNYNLDQAAAKSLIQEADKKRARFLNNFYPGEPDEASLYHLVLNTSLLSLEGATKQVTKLVRRIDADFKKQALA; encoded by the coding sequence ATGGCGGTGGTCAGCATCTCGCGGCAGTTCGGGGCCGGGGGGAGAACCTTGGGGACTCTGGTGGCAGCCGAGTTGGGCTACCACTTTCTGCATGAATCCCAACTGGACCAACTGGCCGACAAAGCGGCCGGAGGACCTCCCGGCGACGAGGCGGGGCACAGCCAATACCATCGCCAGGTGGTGGAGTTGCTCACCTCGCTGGCTCCCAGCAACTTCATGGATCGCTGGACCAGCAAACAAGGCGACGACAAGGACCACATACAGCGGTTGAGCCAGGTGATCCAGGAGTTGGCCGATGAGGGCAAGGTGGTCATGCTGGGCCGGGGCAGCCAGTTCATCCTGCGCTATCGGCCGGACACGGTGCGCGTGCTCTTGGTGGCCGAACTGCCCCACCGCATCGGTTTCATGACCATGAATTACAACCTGGACCAGGCCGCGGCCAAGAGCCTCATCCAAGAGGCGGACAAGAAACGCGCCCGTTTTTTGAACAACTTCTATCCCGGTGAGCCGGACGAAGCCAGCCTATATCACCTGGTGCTTAACACCAGCTTGCTGTCCCTGGAGGGGGCCACCAAACAAGTCACCAAACTTGTCAGACGCATCGACGCTGATTTTAAAAAGCAGGCTTTGGCTTAA
- a CDS encoding AAA family ATPase: protein MAVLTISRQFGAGGKTLGARVAQRLGYQFVDEALMHKVAEKANVSIKWVEGVEREAGGHLMRFLSTLVPSSFIDRHLGESGSDFDEKRYVEFLTRIIEDLAKEDNVVILGRGSQFILRRDPNALRVLLVAERADRIKFMVDNYKMEPDKAEAMINRETRKRERYLANFHQGDPNDPSLYHMVLNTSLVPLEAAEEQITELVLNAVDLTAAPIWD from the coding sequence ATGGCGGTGCTGACGATTTCCAGGCAGTTCGGAGCGGGCGGCAAGACCCTGGGCGCCCGGGTGGCCCAACGGTTGGGATACCAGTTCGTGGACGAGGCCCTCATGCACAAGGTGGCGGAAAAGGCCAACGTATCCATCAAATGGGTGGAGGGCGTGGAACGCGAGGCCGGCGGCCACCTCATGCGCTTTCTCTCCACCCTGGTGCCCTCCAGCTTCATCGACCGCCACCTGGGGGAGAGCGGCTCGGACTTCGACGAGAAGCGCTATGTGGAGTTCCTCACCAGGATCATCGAAGACCTGGCCAAGGAAGACAACGTGGTGATCCTGGGCCGGGGCAGCCAGTTCATCCTGCGCCGCGACCCCAACGCGCTCAGGGTGCTATTGGTGGCCGAGCGGGCCGACCGCATCAAGTTCATGGTGGACAACTACAAGATGGAACCGGACAAGGCCGAGGCCATGATCAACCGCGAGACCCGCAAGCGCGAACGTTATCTGGCCAACTTCCACCAAGGCGATCCCAACGATCCCAGCCTGTACCACATGGTGCTCAACACCAGCCTGGTGCCCCTGGAAGCCGCGGAAGAACAGATTACCGAGTTGGTGCTCAACGCCGTGGACCTCACGGCCGCGCCCATCTGGGACTAA
- a CDS encoding TorD/DmsD family molecular chaperone: protein MDGLSMLARFYWGPDQELCEDLASPAYRDLFSRLARIVPDAAPTLRSIQAYLQNAPSSEALCLELETAYVATHVNPPAGNGAPLYHSCYVGDGLVMGPPAGAMALRLEQAGLSLGEKSGEPPDHLAVELEYLIFILEEGLAGRREWGLEEAGEMAARFMLPWVKDFVIRQAEASSPMLPMFASLLTAMLQEVAKEAFPSEQRA, encoded by the coding sequence TTGGACGGCCTAAGCATGCTGGCCCGGTTTTACTGGGGCCCGGATCAGGAATTGTGCGAGGATTTGGCTAGCCCGGCCTACCGCGACCTCTTCAGCCGCCTGGCCCGGATCGTGCCCGACGCCGCGCCCACTCTGCGCTCCATACAAGCCTACCTGCAAAACGCCCCGTCCTCCGAGGCCCTGTGCCTGGAGTTGGAGACCGCCTACGTGGCCACCCACGTCAACCCTCCGGCGGGAAACGGCGCGCCCTTGTATCACTCCTGCTACGTGGGGGACGGCCTGGTGATGGGCCCGCCCGCCGGGGCCATGGCCCTGCGCCTGGAACAGGCCGGGCTGAGCTTGGGGGAAAAGAGCGGCGAGCCGCCGGACCATCTGGCCGTGGAGTTGGAGTACCTGATCTTCATCCTGGAGGAGGGGCTGGCCGGGCGGCGGGAGTGGGGACTGGAAGAGGCCGGGGAGATGGCCGCGCGCTTCATGTTGCCCTGGGTCAAGGATTTCGTCATCCGCCAAGCGGAGGCTAGCAGCCCCATGCTGCCCATGTTCGCCTCGCTGCTGACGGCCATGCTGCAAGAGGTCGCCAAGGAGGCCTTTCCCTCGGAGCAACGGGCCTGA
- a CDS encoding rhodanese-like domain-containing protein encodes MRGELTIPTSGPASLRGGLGLVLAALLGLLLSALLPAAAPAAEPPSWWAQAQAEAKQNGYQLIDDAQLKALLATRPAPVLLDVRPDYEYAQDHIPGAVNLEFHLGDRATLDPAKAQRLAQLVGPDKNRALIIYCRSFRCLRSGIAARWAVDMGYKQVLRYPAGWHGWLASQGQVAADAKPGGLRVGDYFPSCRLVVLDSEGDRAYLGLKHKEPSFALEDVSADYLFVELYNELCYGCLKEVASYNQLFIDIGQDPALKGRLKMLGLGVGSLNREVKRFRRQKKVLFPLFADKGREVFHCLGEPELPVAYLIRRTAQGRWKILSMMSGHIGDTQAVLRSIKSALAKAPAP; translated from the coding sequence TTGCGCGGCGAGCTTACCATACCGACCAGCGGCCCGGCCTCCCTTCGCGGGGGGCTGGGCCTCGTTTTGGCCGCCTTGCTTGGGCTGCTGCTCAGCGCCTTGCTGCCCGCCGCCGCCCCGGCCGCCGAGCCTCCGTCCTGGTGGGCCCAGGCCCAGGCCGAGGCCAAGCAAAACGGCTACCAGCTAATCGACGACGCCCAGCTTAAGGCCCTCTTGGCCACCCGGCCCGCGCCGGTGCTTTTGGACGTACGGCCGGACTACGAATACGCCCAGGACCATATCCCCGGCGCTGTCAACCTGGAGTTTCATCTAGGCGACCGCGCCACCCTGGACCCGGCCAAGGCCCAGCGCCTGGCCCAGCTGGTGGGGCCGGACAAAAACCGGGCCCTGATCATCTACTGCCGCAGCTTCCGTTGCCTGCGCAGCGGCATCGCCGCCCGTTGGGCGGTGGACATGGGCTACAAGCAGGTGCTGCGCTACCCGGCCGGTTGGCACGGCTGGCTGGCCTCCCAGGGCCAGGTGGCCGCCGACGCCAAGCCCGGCGGGCTCCGGGTGGGGGACTACTTCCCCTCCTGCCGTTTGGTGGTGCTGGACAGCGAAGGCGACCGGGCCTATTTGGGCCTGAAGCATAAGGAGCCCAGCTTCGCCCTGGAAGACGTGTCCGCCGACTATCTGTTCGTGGAGCTCTACAACGAGCTGTGCTACGGCTGCCTCAAGGAGGTGGCCTCCTACAATCAGCTTTTCATCGACATCGGCCAGGATCCGGCCCTCAAGGGCCGCCTGAAGATGCTGGGCCTGGGGGTGGGCAGCCTCAACCGCGAGGTCAAGCGCTTTCGGCGGCAAAAGAAGGTGCTCTTCCCCCTGTTCGCCGACAAGGGGCGGGAGGTTTTCCACTGTCTGGGCGAACCGGAGCTGCCCGTGGCCTACCTGATCCGGCGCACCGCCCAGGGACGCTGGAAGATACTATCCATGATGTCCGGGCATATCGGCGATACCCAGGCGGTGCTAAGGAGCATCAAATCGGCTTTGGCCAAGGCCCCCGCGCCCTAG
- a CDS encoding rhodanese-like domain-containing protein: MRFLSKGALALMVMLLAVALTVPALAADEPAFKRYPQTVDAPFVKAMVDGKTKGYLYDARPYQKKYLKGHIPGAISLPATQFDKDVGKLPKDKAALVVFYCGGLKCALSHKAAFKAQALGYTNIKVYDEGYPQWKKLYGVGVVGPDPVAKAAPAFKAFPVIVEAAAVKPVVDGKEVGLVIDARPKAKKYDKGHIPGALSLPTSQFDKMKGLLPANKKALIIFYCDGLKCALSHKAAYKAQAMGYTNVKVFAKGYPEWKKVYGAGVAAAAAPQAAKQAQGSLKPGKEEGSVDIAFFQETMAKNPGSIYVIDVRDPGEYKAGAIKGSKNIPVDKLEKTLDQLPQDKPVVFVCGTGARSGEAYYMVKDKRPAMTDVYYVDGEITFNADGTFKVAPPK, encoded by the coding sequence ATGAGATTTCTCAGCAAAGGCGCCTTGGCGCTCATGGTCATGCTCCTGGCAGTGGCATTGACCGTACCGGCCCTGGCCGCCGACGAGCCGGCCTTCAAACGCTATCCCCAGACCGTGGACGCTCCCTTTGTCAAGGCCATGGTGGACGGCAAGACCAAGGGCTATCTCTACGACGCCCGGCCCTATCAAAAGAAGTACCTCAAGGGCCACATCCCCGGCGCGATTAGCCTGCCCGCCACCCAGTTCGACAAGGACGTGGGCAAGCTGCCCAAGGACAAGGCCGCCCTGGTGGTGTTCTACTGCGGCGGCCTCAAGTGCGCCCTGAGCCACAAGGCCGCCTTCAAGGCCCAGGCCCTGGGCTACACCAACATCAAGGTCTACGACGAGGGCTATCCCCAGTGGAAGAAGCTCTACGGCGTCGGCGTGGTGGGCCCCGACCCGGTGGCCAAGGCCGCCCCCGCCTTCAAGGCCTTCCCGGTGATCGTGGAGGCCGCGGCGGTCAAGCCCGTGGTGGACGGCAAAGAGGTGGGCCTGGTTATCGACGCCCGGCCCAAGGCCAAGAAATACGACAAGGGCCACATCCCCGGCGCCCTGTCCCTGCCCACCAGCCAGTTTGACAAGATGAAGGGGCTGCTGCCCGCCAACAAGAAGGCCCTGATCATCTTCTACTGCGACGGGCTCAAGTGCGCCCTGAGCCACAAGGCCGCCTACAAGGCCCAGGCCATGGGCTACACCAACGTCAAGGTCTTTGCCAAGGGCTATCCCGAGTGGAAAAAGGTCTACGGCGCGGGCGTGGCCGCGGCCGCCGCTCCCCAGGCCGCCAAGCAGGCCCAGGGCAGCCTGAAGCCGGGCAAGGAAGAGGGCAGCGTGGACATCGCCTTCTTCCAGGAGACCATGGCCAAAAATCCAGGCAGCATCTACGTGATCGACGTGCGCGATCCCGGCGAGTACAAGGCCGGCGCCATCAAGGGCTCCAAGAACATCCCGGTGGACAAGCTGGAAAAGACCCTGGACCAGCTGCCCCAGGACAAGCCGGTGGTGTTCGTCTGCGGCACCGGCGCGCGTAGCGGAGAGGCCTATTACATGGTCAAGGACAAGCGCCCGGCCATGACCGACGTGTACTACGTGGACGGCGAGATCACCTTCAACGCCGACGGCACCTTCAAGGTCGCCCCGCCCAAGTAG
- a CDS encoding formate dehydrogenase subunit gamma: MSSPKMIFRHTRAGIFIHWFNAACWFFLLFTGLALIQNPELNPLGAGYPNAVRAVFGGGANLLVAHWLVALIWLAVWVGYFFWGLSRFVAPFLHDTFTLEPNRDIQWMIKKNLQMILGYKMMAKLVKPLGYDGQMPPQEYYNAGQKVAAQGIIIGALVLVGTGFIMLFSKYFFTAADVWLVQWSITVHFIAAGVTTALLMVHIYMAAISKDERPAFISMFTGTVPAEYAKHHHQLWYEELEEK, translated from the coding sequence ATGAGTAGCCCCAAAATGATCTTCCGCCACACCAGGGCGGGCATCTTCATCCATTGGTTCAACGCGGCCTGCTGGTTCTTTCTGCTGTTCACCGGCCTGGCCCTCATCCAGAACCCGGAGCTGAACCCCCTGGGGGCCGGCTATCCCAACGCGGTGCGGGCCGTGTTCGGCGGCGGCGCCAATCTGCTGGTGGCCCACTGGCTGGTGGCCCTGATCTGGCTGGCGGTGTGGGTGGGCTATTTCTTCTGGGGCCTGAGCCGTTTCGTGGCCCCCTTCCTGCACGACACCTTCACCCTGGAGCCCAACCGCGACATCCAGTGGATGATCAAGAAGAACCTGCAGATGATCCTGGGCTACAAGATGATGGCCAAGCTGGTAAAGCCCCTGGGCTACGACGGCCAGATGCCGCCCCAGGAGTATTACAACGCTGGCCAGAAGGTGGCCGCCCAGGGCATCATCATCGGGGCCCTGGTGCTGGTGGGCACCGGCTTCATCATGTTGTTCAGCAAGTATTTCTTCACCGCCGCCGACGTCTGGCTGGTGCAGTGGTCCATCACCGTGCACTTCATCGCCGCCGGCGTCACCACCGCCCTGCTGATGGTGCACATCTACATGGCCGCCATCAGCAAGGATGAGCGCCCGGCCTTCATCTCCATGTTCACCGGCACGGTACCCGCCGAGTACGCCAAGCATCATCACCAGCTCTGGTACGAGGAGCTGGAAGAAAAATAA
- a CDS encoding 4Fe-4S dicluster domain-containing protein — MAKQLGMVIDAGLCIDCKGCMAACKVANEVPGDNWRNWIKSGDMDLRAQKRGRMVFQPGNCMQCDKPTCVSACPTGATYKSKSDGVVVIDRGLCIGCGQCIKACPYGARYRNDKLKVADKCDFCASRRAVGLEPACVSTCPTKARVFGDLNDPANPAGKLMAANKAKATQVVNAQSNTDPNLYYLGEAGLKSWPVKAQMPGAFEFWKNLADPAVKVVVGLSGLGVLAMLGKQLMLKNDAPPPEEHGEEGGHE; from the coding sequence ATGGCCAAACAGCTAGGCATGGTTATCGACGCCGGGCTTTGCATCGATTGCAAGGGCTGCATGGCCGCCTGCAAGGTGGCCAACGAGGTGCCGGGCGACAACTGGCGCAACTGGATCAAGAGCGGCGACATGGACCTGCGGGCCCAGAAGCGCGGCCGCATGGTGTTCCAGCCGGGCAACTGCATGCAATGCGACAAGCCCACCTGCGTGAGCGCCTGTCCCACCGGGGCCACCTACAAGAGCAAGAGCGACGGGGTGGTGGTCATCGACCGGGGCCTGTGCATCGGCTGCGGCCAGTGCATAAAGGCCTGCCCCTATGGGGCCCGCTACCGCAACGACAAGCTCAAGGTGGCCGACAAGTGCGACTTCTGCGCCTCGCGCCGGGCGGTGGGCCTGGAGCCTGCCTGTGTGAGCACCTGTCCCACCAAGGCCCGGGTCTTCGGCGACCTGAACGACCCCGCCAACCCGGCGGGCAAGCTGATGGCCGCCAACAAGGCCAAGGCCACCCAGGTGGTCAACGCCCAGAGCAACACCGACCCCAACCTCTACTACCTGGGCGAGGCGGGCCTCAAGTCCTGGCCGGTAAAGGCCCAGATGCCCGGCGCCTTCGAGTTCTGGAAAAACCTGGCCGACCCGGCGGTAAAGGTGGTGGTGGGGCTCAGCGGCCTGGGGGTGCTGGCCATGCTGGGCAAGCAGCTCATGCTCAAAAACGACGCCCCTCCCCCGGAGGAGCACGGTGAGGAGGGCGGCCATGAGTAG
- a CDS encoding molybdopterin-containing oxidoreductase family protein, with product MAQTSSRGISRRGFLKLAGAAGAAAAVGGGVTGPKPAQAAGGLKPGFESKYSVCDMCFNKCSLIARVQGGVIQKLDPNPKFLKSRGMLCARGNAGVEQVYGADRLKYPLLRVGERGEGKFKRISWDQALDLMAAKFTDIGKRYTRCGFMFMAGSDMQSTFVHRFAEAYGSYNTLSHESMCLIAGTRAFLDTFGEVPIPDMLYTKYVVMAGANRFESLVTPDSMDLMTAMKKGAKLVVLDPRYTKTAAKADEWFAIKPRTDMAFMLAIAHVLITEKLYDKKFVAEKTYGIEQLTKHVQPYTPQWAAEQCDIPAKEITRIARELAAAAPAAMVYPGRRSSNYTDSTQIRRSYAIVNALLGNWDRPGGLTAARVVGLGGGIPFEAPFYEENPEDRIDAGKATLMFPEEGSFKLARDAVLEGKPYPVKGFFIYHTNPMQTAANRSKTVAMLNSMEFVVSMDIHMSDTAYMADLVLPSQTYLERQDPCSAQQGSSACACVVMRDPVVAPLYESKPVFWVMQQVAARMGMGKYFDFTIEQFRDKQLAGLAGAKEALVRDGVYYNPSKLYGVYEGKIYKTKSHKIELFNSRYAEMGLDPMPVYAPPKPGGTARMRMVVGRNAVITQSSSQNNALLAKFQPTNYLWIHPERAQELDVKDGDWVWVKSPAGKQRIQAKVTHGIRPDTVYMATGFGVLSPGLANIYGKGACIAQVLNDDFDSITGNMAMHETWVRVGKEAA from the coding sequence ATGGCCCAGACAAGCAGCCGGGGAATATCCCGGCGGGGCTTTTTAAAGTTGGCCGGCGCCGCGGGCGCGGCGGCGGCGGTCGGGGGAGGGGTCACCGGGCCCAAGCCTGCCCAGGCGGCCGGTGGCCTCAAACCCGGTTTTGAGAGCAAGTACAGCGTCTGCGACATGTGCTTCAACAAGTGCAGCCTCATCGCCAGGGTGCAGGGCGGGGTAATCCAGAAGCTGGACCCCAACCCCAAGTTCCTCAAGTCCCGGGGCATGCTCTGCGCCCGGGGCAACGCCGGGGTGGAGCAGGTCTACGGGGCCGACCGCCTCAAGTACCCCCTGCTCAGGGTGGGTGAGCGCGGCGAGGGCAAGTTCAAGCGCATCTCCTGGGACCAGGCCCTGGACCTCATGGCCGCCAAGTTCACGGACATCGGCAAGCGCTACACCCGCTGCGGCTTTATGTTCATGGCCGGTTCGGACATGCAGTCCACCTTTGTGCACCGCTTCGCCGAGGCCTACGGCTCCTACAACACCCTGAGCCACGAGTCCATGTGCCTCATCGCGGGCACCCGGGCCTTTTTGGATACCTTCGGCGAGGTGCCCATTCCGGACATGCTCTACACCAAGTACGTGGTCATGGCCGGGGCCAACCGCTTCGAGTCCCTGGTCACCCCGGACAGCATGGACCTGATGACCGCCATGAAAAAGGGCGCCAAGCTGGTGGTGCTGGACCCGCGCTACACCAAGACTGCGGCCAAGGCCGACGAGTGGTTCGCCATCAAGCCGCGCACCGACATGGCCTTCATGCTGGCCATAGCCCACGTGCTCATCACCGAAAAGCTCTACGACAAGAAGTTCGTGGCCGAGAAAACCTACGGCATAGAGCAGCTCACCAAGCACGTGCAGCCCTACACCCCCCAGTGGGCGGCCGAGCAGTGCGACATCCCGGCCAAGGAAATCACCCGCATCGCCCGGGAGCTGGCCGCCGCCGCCCCAGCGGCCATGGTCTATCCCGGACGGCGCAGCTCCAACTACACCGACTCCACCCAGATCCGCCGCTCCTACGCCATCGTCAACGCCCTGTTGGGCAACTGGGACCGGCCCGGCGGGCTCACCGCCGCGCGGGTGGTGGGCCTGGGCGGGGGCATCCCTTTCGAGGCTCCCTTCTATGAGGAGAACCCCGAGGACCGCATCGACGCGGGCAAGGCCACCCTCATGTTTCCCGAGGAGGGCTCCTTCAAGCTGGCCCGCGACGCGGTGCTGGAGGGCAAGCCCTATCCGGTGAAGGGTTTCTTCATCTACCACACCAACCCCATGCAGACCGCGGCCAACCGCAGCAAAACGGTGGCCATGCTTAACTCCATGGAGTTCGTGGTGAGTATGGACATCCACATGAGTGACACGGCCTATATGGCCGACCTGGTGCTGCCCAGTCAGACCTATCTGGAGCGCCAGGATCCCTGCTCGGCCCAGCAAGGCTCCAGCGCCTGCGCCTGCGTGGTCATGCGCGACCCGGTGGTGGCTCCCCTCTACGAGTCCAAGCCGGTGTTCTGGGTTATGCAGCAGGTGGCGGCGCGCATGGGCATGGGCAAGTACTTCGATTTCACCATCGAGCAGTTCCGCGACAAGCAGCTGGCGGGCCTGGCCGGGGCCAAAGAGGCCCTCGTGCGCGACGGGGTCTACTACAACCCCTCCAAGCTCTACGGGGTCTACGAGGGCAAGATCTACAAGACCAAGTCCCACAAGATCGAGCTGTTCAACAGCCGCTACGCCGAAATGGGCCTGGACCCCATGCCGGTGTACGCCCCGCCCAAGCCCGGCGGCACGGCCCGCATGCGCATGGTGGTGGGGCGCAACGCGGTCATCACCCAGTCCTCCAGCCAGAACAACGCCCTGCTGGCCAAGTTCCAGCCCACCAATTACCTGTGGATACACCCGGAGCGGGCCCAGGAGCTGGACGTCAAGGACGGCGACTGGGTGTGGGTGAAGAGCCCGGCGGGCAAGCAGCGCATCCAGGCCAAGGTGACCCACGGGATCCGGCCGGACACGGTGTACATGGCCACCGGTTTCGGGGTGCTCAGCCCCGGCCTGGCCAACATCTACGGCAAGGGCGCCTGCATCGCCCAGGTGCTTAACGACGACTTCGACTCCATCACCGGCAACATGGCCATGCACGAGACCTGGGTGCGGGTGGGCAAGGAGGCGGCCTGA
- a CDS encoding c-type cytochrome, with protein sequence MFKRSIVVLLVLGFIAAGLGVALAAGETGNSRKGKYLYRKNCRVCHVENGKAKELSPISMTQAQWKTTFDGRDKLPCKAEWAKLSDKDINDIYAYLWGHAKDSPSPAKCK encoded by the coding sequence ATGTTCAAGCGTTCGATCGTAGTCTTGTTGGTCCTGGGCTTTATCGCGGCGGGCCTGGGTGTGGCCCTGGCCGCCGGCGAAACCGGCAACTCCCGCAAGGGCAAGTACCTCTATCGCAAGAACTGCCGGGTCTGTCATGTGGAAAACGGCAAGGCCAAGGAGCTGAGCCCCATTTCCATGACCCAGGCCCAGTGGAAGACCACCTTTGACGGCCGCGACAAGCTGCCCTGCAAGGCCGAGTGGGCCAAGCTGTCCGACAAGGACATCAACGACATCTACGCCTATCTCTGGGGCCACGCCAAGGACTCCCCCTCTCCGGCCAAGTGCAAGTAA
- a CDS encoding adenylate/guanylate cyclase domain-containing protein, translating into MRFGLTSLRQRLMVMLLLPVALLLFGLGAAGFFYARGSLLDQWRESAVLSLERASHGVDMRLGQPEEAVKLINSISGLASYTTQEWEEQLSQLPGVARVKLTLLDQPEATGAPREGGAMPGMGMGRGQGAGGGGAAGPGRGWGMMRFRRVEMAKVTSPRLDAAVGAQTVTMVFDLSGENGKPVAHLEVVMRFAHLLEDLKALNWWQSDNVYLVDGTGRVLAKGAEARPLGGRLAADGDPFQQTLLGELRSKPSGTLLGPGVPVHEVAGFYHLSLAPWALVMITHGDAVLAPVQHFLRGFLLAGLGCIGLVLLLIFTVTGQVADSVRRVCRAARQVARGHYEDVPVPRRNDEFFRLAHSFNTMVAGLKEKDYIRDTFGRYVDPAVARRLMARPEATLLGGEKRRVAIMMTDVRGFTAMCETLSPEETIEVINRYLSRLIEVIQRHGGIIVDFLGDAVLAFFDSLEDGEAEAVRLAVCCSLEVLEATEKFNLEAAQKNYPQLATGIGLNFGEVVVGNIGSPARTKYGIVGGPVNLTQRIQSQAEGGEVVISQEVHDLLPAQLQVGRSFTVRPKGLDRDIQLYTLTGSSFCANVQPELQSEPL; encoded by the coding sequence TTGCGTTTCGGCCTTACCAGCTTGCGCCAGCGCCTTATGGTTATGCTGCTCTTGCCCGTGGCCCTTCTGCTTTTTGGTCTGGGCGCGGCGGGCTTCTTTTATGCCCGGGGCAGCCTGCTGGACCAATGGCGCGAGTCGGCCGTCCTCAGCCTGGAGCGAGCCTCCCATGGGGTGGACATGCGCCTGGGTCAGCCCGAGGAAGCGGTAAAGCTCATCAATAGCATTTCCGGCTTGGCCTCCTACACCACCCAGGAGTGGGAGGAGCAACTGTCCCAACTGCCCGGCGTGGCCCGGGTAAAGCTGACCCTGCTGGACCAACCCGAGGCCACGGGCGCGCCGCGGGAGGGCGGGGCGATGCCCGGCATGGGCATGGGCCGGGGCCAGGGAGCGGGCGGCGGAGGCGCGGCCGGTCCAGGCCGGGGATGGGGGATGATGCGTTTTCGCCGGGTGGAGATGGCCAAGGTGACCAGCCCCCGCCTGGACGCGGCCGTCGGGGCCCAAACCGTGACCATGGTTTTCGACCTGAGCGGAGAAAACGGCAAGCCGGTGGCCCACTTGGAAGTGGTGATGCGCTTCGCTCATCTTTTGGAAGATCTCAAGGCCCTCAACTGGTGGCAGAGCGACAACGTCTACCTGGTGGACGGCACCGGCCGGGTGCTGGCCAAGGGGGCGGAGGCCCGGCCCCTGGGCGGCCGCCTGGCCGCCGACGGCGACCCCTTCCAGCAAACCCTGCTGGGCGAGCTGCGAAGCAAGCCCTCGGGCACCCTGTTGGGGCCGGGGGTGCCGGTGCATGAAGTGGCTGGTTTCTATCACCTGAGCCTGGCCCCCTGGGCCCTGGTGATGATCACCCATGGCGACGCGGTTCTGGCCCCGGTGCAGCATTTCCTGCGGGGCTTTCTGTTGGCCGGGCTGGGCTGCATCGGCCTGGTGCTGTTGCTCATCTTCACGGTCACCGGCCAGGTGGCCGACTCGGTGCGCCGGGTCTGCCGGGCCGCCCGCCAGGTGGCCCGGGGCCACTACGAAGACGTTCCCGTTCCCCGGCGCAACGACGAGTTCTTCCGTCTGGCCCACAGCTTCAACACCATGGTGGCAGGCCTCAAGGAAAAGGATTACATCCGCGACACCTTCGGGCGTTACGTGGACCCGGCGGTGGCCCGCCGCCTCATGGCCCGGCCGGAGGCCACCTTGCTGGGCGGGGAAAAGCGCCGGGTGGCCATCATGATGACCGACGTGCGCGGCTTTACCGCCATGTGCGAGACTCTCAGCCCGGAAGAGACCATCGAGGTGATAAACCGTTACCTCTCGCGGCTCATCGAGGTCATCCAGCGCCATGGCGGTATCATCGTGGATTTCCTGGGCGATGCGGTGCTGGCCTTTTTCGATAGCCTGGAGGACGGCGAGGCCGAGGCGGTGCGCCTGGCGGTGTGCTGCTCCCTGGAAGTGCTGGAGGCCACCGAAAAGTTCAACCTGGAGGCGGCCCAGAAGAACTATCCCCAACTGGCCACCGGCATCGGCCTCAACTTCGGCGAGGTGGTGGTGGGCAACATCGGCTCCCCGGCCCGCACCAAGTACGGCATCGTGGGCGGACCGGTGAACCTGACCCAGCGCATCCAGTCCCAGGCCGAAGGCGGCGAGGTGGTCATCTCCCAGGAGGTGCACGACCTGTTGCCCGCCCAACTCCAGGTGGGGCGCAGCTTCACGGTGCGGCCCAAGGGGCTGGACCGGGATATCCAGCTCTACACCCTCACCGGCTCCTCCTTTTGCGCCAATGTCCAGCCCGAGCTCCAGTCCGAGCCCCTGTAA